The Sorangiineae bacterium MSr11367 genome window below encodes:
- the menH gene encoding 2-succinyl-6-hydroxy-2,4-cyclohexadiene-1-carboxylate synthase, with protein sequence MSSRAPLLLLHGFAGGPFAWDRVVTSLHPDRRVLRPALLGHDVESTAALGAAGFEGEVERMAELVRQADWQDVHVCGYSLGGRVALGLLVQHPELFARATVIGAHPGLATERERSERLASDARWIALLRQRGCEAFLEAWEAQPLFASQQRLPEELRDAQRAARRLHSVNGLASAMDHLGLARMPNYGERLGEIRIPVTLMVGEEDTKFRAVAGDMASRMADVRLEIVPGAGHNVVLENPAAVARVLE encoded by the coding sequence GTGAGTTCTCGCGCACCGCTCCTTCTTCTGCACGGTTTTGCCGGAGGACCTTTTGCCTGGGACCGGGTCGTCACATCGCTGCATCCGGATCGGCGCGTGTTGCGGCCCGCGCTTCTCGGCCATGACGTAGAGTCGACCGCGGCCCTCGGCGCGGCAGGTTTCGAAGGCGAGGTTGAACGCATGGCGGAGCTCGTCCGCCAAGCCGATTGGCAAGATGTCCACGTTTGCGGCTATTCGCTGGGTGGACGCGTGGCACTCGGTCTTTTGGTGCAGCATCCCGAGCTCTTTGCGCGTGCCACCGTGATTGGTGCGCACCCGGGGCTCGCGACCGAACGAGAGCGCAGCGAACGGCTCGCCTCGGATGCCCGATGGATTGCGTTGCTTCGGCAACGAGGATGCGAGGCGTTTCTCGAGGCGTGGGAGGCCCAACCGCTTTTCGCGTCGCAGCAGCGGCTGCCCGAGGAACTGCGCGATGCGCAGCGCGCAGCGCGTCGGCTGCACTCGGTGAACGGCCTCGCGAGCGCAATGGATCATTTGGGCCTGGCCCGAATGCCCAATTACGGGGAGCGTCTCGGCGAAATCCGCATCCCGGTCACCTTGATGGTCGGCGAAGAGGACACCAAGTTTCGCGCCGTGGCGGGTGATATGGCATCCCGCATGGCCGACGTTCGTCTCGAGATCGTGCCCGGTGCAGGGCACAACGTCGTTCTGGAGAATCCCGCCGCCGTGGCGCGGGTGCTGGAATGA
- a CDS encoding FAD-dependent monooxygenase — MSIASSRVGIVGGSFAGCAIAHALQRAGCDVTIFERTRGELRDRGAAVGIPIALRDELVANGFIAADMPVCPFHERTWIVRDGETDAGRTAWKHPLPLVVNNWGVLWWELRKKIAGHGYREGSNVVEVINDGDGAVVVLEGGTRERFDLVVGADGYRSKVRPIVQAESRPTYAGYVLFRGNFPEEMLPTPQSTYRTDALQTVVFPGGHGVFSTMPSFKGRSDTGNRIINWTIHTKPPKGMSFEDPTSVPPGLVNDALIAHYRELVQTHFPPYFARVVLTTETQYLFLQPIYDQTMTSYVSGRVVLAGDAATITRPHTASGGAKALEDALAFDRACRTHDTWDTILAAYDSERCAAGNRLVEIGRRLGRAQVEETPDWASMTTASDWEAWTREMLGGHKLYVNVIDKD, encoded by the coding sequence ATGAGCATCGCATCGAGCCGCGTAGGAATCGTAGGTGGCAGCTTCGCCGGGTGCGCCATCGCGCATGCGTTGCAGCGCGCGGGCTGCGACGTGACGATCTTCGAACGAACACGGGGAGAGCTGCGGGACCGCGGCGCCGCGGTCGGCATTCCCATCGCGCTCCGCGACGAATTGGTGGCCAATGGCTTCATCGCCGCCGACATGCCGGTCTGCCCATTCCATGAACGGACGTGGATCGTTCGCGATGGGGAGACGGACGCAGGTCGCACGGCCTGGAAGCATCCGCTCCCCCTCGTGGTCAACAACTGGGGCGTCCTCTGGTGGGAGCTGCGAAAGAAAATCGCCGGCCATGGATACCGCGAAGGCTCCAACGTCGTCGAAGTGATCAACGATGGTGACGGCGCCGTCGTGGTGCTCGAGGGGGGAACACGGGAACGCTTCGATCTCGTGGTGGGCGCCGATGGGTACCGTTCCAAGGTGCGCCCCATCGTCCAAGCCGAATCACGGCCGACGTATGCCGGATATGTCCTCTTTCGGGGGAATTTTCCCGAGGAAATGCTGCCGACACCGCAGTCGACGTACCGAACCGATGCCCTTCAAACCGTGGTCTTTCCCGGTGGGCATGGGGTGTTTTCGACGATGCCCAGCTTCAAGGGCCGCTCCGACACGGGGAATCGCATCATCAACTGGACGATTCATACGAAGCCGCCGAAGGGCATGAGCTTCGAGGATCCGACGTCGGTGCCACCGGGGCTGGTCAACGACGCGTTGATTGCCCACTACCGGGAACTCGTGCAAACGCACTTTCCACCGTATTTCGCCCGGGTCGTGCTGACCACCGAGACGCAGTATCTATTTCTCCAACCGATCTACGACCAAACGATGACGTCGTACGTATCGGGCCGTGTGGTGCTCGCAGGCGACGCCGCGACGATCACCCGCCCCCATACGGCCAGTGGCGGCGCGAAGGCGCTGGAGGATGCGCTGGCCTTCGACCGCGCATGTCGAACGCACGATACGTGGGACACCATCCTCGCCGCGTACGACAGCGAGCGATGCGCCGCCGGCAACCGCCTGGTGGAAATCGGCCGCCGGCTCGGACGCGCCCAAGTGGAAGAAACGCCCGACTGGGCTTCGATGACCACGGCCAGCGACTGGGAGGCGTGGACGCGCGAGATGTTGGGCGGGCACAAGCTCTACGTCAACGTCATCGACAAGGACTGA
- a CDS encoding O-succinylbenzoate synthase codes for MNLVITRADRYPFSFSHDGGNSRIHWNQRGGMVLRVCERDGAVGLGEASPLPGYSRDTLEACERDLERFAASLPTALADPIDATIPRLLDACGVHAPAARFAIETALLDVVARVRGLPVWAVLRGADAARPLKLSAVIDDPADASRAARSAIERGIRTLKAKVGRAGRFDEELAALHGLRGLGPLALRADANGAWTGDEAAQRLERMRPLGLEFVEEPCPIDDWSALAGCGVAIAADESLQTDHGLDAALRLAGEGICRVFVLKPTALGGALRCLHIADRVRAAGAEVVVTHMFEGPIAHAASVELALALSPGLACGLDAAPHQARWPRWPRWPGGTLVRLTDSEIIPNMVVGLGVDVPLGASLAEEDP; via the coding sequence ATGAACCTCGTCATCACCCGCGCAGACCGATATCCATTTTCGTTTTCGCACGATGGAGGCAACTCGCGCATTCACTGGAACCAGCGCGGCGGCATGGTCCTTCGCGTGTGCGAGCGCGACGGCGCCGTCGGGCTGGGGGAAGCCTCGCCACTTCCCGGCTACTCGCGGGATACCCTCGAAGCCTGTGAGCGCGATCTGGAGCGTTTCGCGGCCTCGTTGCCGACGGCCCTCGCGGATCCCATCGATGCGACCATCCCGCGGCTCCTCGACGCGTGCGGCGTCCATGCGCCCGCGGCCCGATTCGCCATCGAGACGGCCTTGCTCGATGTCGTGGCCCGCGTGCGTGGCCTTCCCGTGTGGGCCGTACTACGCGGCGCGGATGCGGCACGCCCGCTGAAGCTCTCCGCGGTGATCGATGATCCGGCCGATGCATCCCGTGCGGCGCGCTCGGCGATCGAGCGGGGCATTCGAACCTTGAAGGCGAAGGTGGGCCGCGCCGGACGATTCGATGAGGAACTCGCCGCGCTGCACGGCTTGCGGGGCCTCGGGCCTCTCGCCCTGCGCGCCGACGCCAACGGCGCATGGACGGGCGACGAGGCGGCGCAGCGGCTGGAGCGAATGCGGCCGCTCGGCCTCGAGTTCGTCGAGGAGCCATGCCCGATCGACGATTGGTCCGCGCTGGCGGGGTGTGGCGTGGCCATCGCGGCCGACGAATCGCTGCAGACGGACCACGGCCTGGATGCGGCGCTTCGTCTCGCGGGCGAGGGGATCTGCCGTGTCTTCGTGCTCAAGCCGACTGCGCTCGGGGGAGCGCTGCGGTGCCTGCACATCGCCGATCGCGTGCGGGCTGCAGGGGCCGAGGTCGTGGTGACCCACATGTTCGAGGGGCCGATTGCGCATGCGGCATCCGTCGAGCTCGCGTTGGCGTTGTCGCCCGGGCTCGCGTGTGGACTCGACGCCGCGCCGCACCAAGCTCGATGGCCTCGATGGCCTCGATGGCCGGGGGGGACGCTGGTCCGCCTCACCGATTCGGAAATCATCCCGAACATGGTCGTTGGACTCGGTGTCGACGTCCCCCTGGGTGCTAGCCTCGCAGAGGAGGATCCGTGA
- a CDS encoding acyl-CoA thioesterase: MHVFERPVRFADVDATGVVFFPTFFAYCSEALEQLLLLVIRDGYAEVVLQRKIGLPTVRIAGDFTSPLRFGDTARIAIQTEHIGTRSFTLRYSVTRASDGLPVAELRGTVATIDLLSTRPIHIPEDIRSVLEQHRS, translated from the coding sequence ATGCATGTTTTCGAGCGTCCCGTCCGTTTCGCCGACGTCGATGCCACGGGCGTTGTCTTCTTTCCCACCTTTTTCGCGTATTGCAGCGAGGCACTCGAACAATTGCTGCTCCTGGTGATCCGGGATGGCTATGCCGAGGTAGTGCTCCAGCGCAAAATTGGGTTGCCCACCGTGCGCATCGCAGGTGACTTCACGTCGCCGCTACGCTTTGGCGACACCGCGCGGATCGCCATTCAGACCGAGCACATTGGTACGCGATCGTTCACACTCCGCTACTCGGTCACGCGCGCATCGGACGGCCTCCCGGTGGCGGAACTCCGAGGCACGGTGGCGACCATCGATCTTCTTTCCACCCGCCCCATTCACATCCCCGAGGATATCCGCTCCGTTTTGGAGCAACATCGCTCATGA
- a CDS encoding Ig-like domain-containing protein — MNEKTEQRMVRRASALGVMAMLIAGAAPGCGSSDSSSGKPGDGDPPGSIPDPDTVPPTVVSRTPNDGADAVSVRAPIQVKFSEPVKLGAKPVTLVIGNQELATTATLSADATTMTISPNSPIVTPAQVKVALEDISDIRGNRLVSNALWTWTAPLWLAVGDTVRGNGYQSTTIAVGPGDRVSAASFYNNNADPPRVIVHSIEGNNGKWAALADPFDVDDRLPPKLAVDRDGTTVMAFGPKSTEKLGLIRRWSGAQWDAMGTEFGPTAPDSVRFGLAAGSNGKLFAAHQVPDTNSNSHVAVRTFEGGGWILLGDTVDGGDGGYLTSMTLDKNGIPYVAYRSGSATSLEAHVRTWSGSSWKPVGSSPGKNTSTSFDLAFNDAGTLFALITSAESRRSSSRLFRFDGTNWQAVGAPLSTGECSYLSCGSSCLSSGTDGHVVAFTQLEGASPRAFEATKDGWTPLDLPPGNSRGVQACSADSRGTVVVGEIAADGSRINVHRLNR; from the coding sequence ATGAACGAAAAAACCGAACAACGAATGGTCCGTCGGGCGTCCGCGCTGGGTGTCATGGCGATGCTGATTGCAGGCGCAGCGCCGGGTTGCGGATCGAGCGACAGTTCGTCCGGAAAGCCAGGGGATGGAGACCCGCCTGGGAGCATTCCAGATCCCGACACCGTTCCTCCCACCGTGGTGTCACGAACGCCCAATGATGGAGCCGATGCTGTATCCGTCCGCGCGCCGATCCAGGTCAAGTTCTCCGAGCCCGTGAAACTCGGAGCCAAGCCCGTCACCCTCGTTATCGGAAACCAGGAGCTGGCGACGACCGCTACGCTTTCGGCGGATGCGACCACGATGACCATCTCGCCCAACTCGCCGATCGTGACCCCCGCGCAAGTGAAGGTCGCCCTCGAGGACATTTCCGACATCCGCGGAAATCGACTGGTGTCGAACGCACTCTGGACGTGGACCGCACCGTTGTGGCTTGCCGTGGGGGACACGGTGCGAGGAAACGGTTACCAAAGCACCACCATCGCCGTAGGTCCCGGTGACCGCGTGAGCGCGGCCTCGTTCTACAACAACAATGCAGATCCGCCTCGAGTCATCGTGCATTCCATCGAGGGGAATAACGGAAAGTGGGCGGCCCTCGCCGATCCGTTTGACGTTGATGACCGTCTACCACCGAAGCTAGCAGTGGACCGCGACGGCACGACGGTCATGGCATTCGGCCCAAAGTCCACGGAAAAGCTGGGACTCATTCGACGGTGGTCGGGTGCTCAATGGGACGCGATGGGGACGGAGTTCGGACCGACGGCTCCCGATTCGGTTCGATTCGGATTGGCGGCCGGGTCCAACGGGAAGCTCTTTGCGGCGCACCAGGTACCCGACACGAATTCCAATTCCCACGTTGCCGTCCGCACCTTCGAGGGAGGGGGATGGATCTTGCTGGGAGATACAGTAGACGGTGGGGACGGCGGCTATCTCACCTCGATGACGCTGGATAAGAACGGCATTCCGTATGTCGCGTACAGGAGCGGATCGGCCACGTCACTTGAAGCACATGTTCGAACATGGTCCGGGAGTTCATGGAAACCCGTTGGATCGAGCCCGGGTAAGAACACGAGCACGTCGTTCGACCTCGCCTTCAACGACGCAGGGACCCTCTTCGCTCTCATCACTTCTGCCGAATCGAGGCGGAGTTCGTCTCGACTCTTTCGATTCGACGGAACGAACTGGCAAGCGGTTGGGGCCCCTCTATCGACGGGAGAGTGCTCATATCTTAGCTGCGGCTCATCGTGTCTAAGCTCGGGCACGGACGGACACGTGGTCGCGTTCACGCAACTCGAAGGCGCCTCGCCGCGCGCGTTTGAGGCCACGAAGGACGGATGGACCCCACTCGATCTGCCACCCGGCAATTCCCGCGGTGTGCAGGCCTGCAGCGCGGACTCCCGCGGCACCGTTGTCGTCGGTGAGATCGCCGCGGACGGCAGCAGGATCAATGTGCACAGACTCAATCGGTAG
- a CDS encoding NADH-quinone oxidoreductase subunit I, which produces MATATFPKKPPSPNNAYVVAHVEPTPATQVYLPEIFKGLAVAMRHFFRNTKEMVRNERPDPVTESIAQGITTISYPEQKRPYPERFRGLHRLTQRDDGSPRCVACLCCSTACPAQCIFIEAGEYPEGDPRRGYERYPVKFVIDELRCIFCGYCVEACPCDAIRMDTGLHAVPYDSREQFIYRKDLLLAQASRDGSHLTANPRHEPGDETHPGVTREHMTH; this is translated from the coding sequence ATGGCTACCGCGACCTTCCCGAAAAAACCGCCGTCTCCGAACAACGCTTACGTCGTGGCGCACGTGGAGCCGACGCCGGCCACGCAGGTGTACCTGCCCGAGATCTTCAAAGGTCTCGCGGTGGCGATGCGGCACTTCTTCCGCAACACGAAGGAGATGGTCCGCAACGAGCGCCCCGATCCGGTGACCGAGAGCATCGCGCAGGGCATCACGACCATCTCGTATCCCGAGCAAAAGCGCCCCTATCCGGAGCGTTTCCGTGGCTTGCACCGCCTCACGCAGCGCGACGACGGAAGCCCGCGTTGCGTGGCGTGCCTCTGCTGCTCCACCGCGTGCCCCGCGCAGTGCATCTTCATCGAGGCCGGTGAGTACCCCGAGGGCGATCCGCGCCGCGGTTACGAACGCTACCCCGTGAAGTTCGTCATCGACGAGCTGCGCTGCATCTTCTGCGGCTACTGCGTCGAAGCGTGCCCCTGCGACGCGATCCGCATGGACACCGGCCTGCACGCCGTGCCCTACGACTCGCGCGAGCAGTTCATCTACCGCAAGGACTTGCTTCTCGCCCAAGCCTCCCGCGACGGCTCGCATTTGACGGCCAACCCGCGCCATGAACCGGGCGACGAAACGCACCCCGGTGTTACGCGCGAGCACATGACGCACTGA
- a CDS encoding acetylserotonin O-methyltransferase yields the protein MPRDSATSPADELARLVNGFGISQAISVAARLGLADLMANGPVTVQDLASKIGANPRALHRLLRALAGVGVFAEMEAGSFVLTPMAERLRSDVPGSFRAFALLPSEPSFWGPWGELLYSVKTGKTAFSKVYGMDVWEWREKNPEAGQVFNDAMTSLSDAQSAAIVDAYDFSTFEHVIDVGGGHGALVRALAKAHPQLRGTVFDLAFVTERTNAAFEAEGLAERCRAESGDMFKNVPSGGDAYLFKYIMHDWEDDQALDILRTCRQAIGTASARLLVFEQVIPPGNVPHPSKLLDLQMLISAGGRERTEAEFASLLNAGGFRLVRIVPTASSISVIEGVPIPV from the coding sequence ATGCCTCGTGATAGCGCTACCAGCCCCGCTGACGAGCTCGCGCGTCTCGTTAATGGCTTCGGTATTTCCCAGGCCATCTCGGTGGCCGCGAGGCTCGGCCTTGCCGACCTCATGGCGAATGGTCCTGTGACGGTCCAGGACCTTGCGTCCAAGATCGGTGCGAATCCGCGGGCGCTCCACCGTCTGCTTCGCGCGCTGGCCGGCGTCGGGGTTTTCGCGGAGATGGAAGCGGGCTCCTTCGTCTTGACCCCCATGGCCGAGCGGCTCCGGTCCGACGTCCCCGGCTCCTTTCGTGCCTTCGCGCTCTTGCCGAGCGAGCCATCGTTCTGGGGGCCCTGGGGAGAGCTCCTCTACTCCGTGAAAACTGGGAAGACGGCCTTCTCGAAGGTGTACGGGATGGACGTTTGGGAGTGGCGCGAGAAAAATCCAGAAGCGGGGCAGGTCTTCAACGACGCCATGACCTCCTTATCGGATGCTCAATCGGCGGCCATTGTCGACGCTTACGATTTTTCCACCTTCGAGCACGTCATCGATGTGGGTGGAGGGCACGGTGCGTTGGTGCGGGCTTTGGCGAAGGCGCATCCGCAATTGCGCGGCACGGTTTTCGATTTGGCGTTCGTGACCGAACGAACCAACGCCGCATTCGAAGCGGAAGGACTCGCAGAGCGTTGCCGCGCCGAGAGCGGCGACATGTTCAAGAATGTTCCCAGCGGCGGTGATGCGTACCTGTTCAAGTACATCATGCACGACTGGGAGGACGACCAAGCGCTGGACATTCTCCGGACGTGCCGCCAGGCGATTGGGACGGCATCCGCTCGACTCTTGGTGTTCGAACAGGTGATTCCGCCGGGAAACGTGCCTCACCCCAGCAAATTGCTCGATCTGCAGATGCTGATTTCGGCGGGCGGTCGCGAGCGTACGGAAGCGGAGTTCGCATCGCTCTTGAACGCCGGAGGCTTTCGGCTGGTGCGCATCGTCCCGACGGCAAGCTCCATCAGCGTCATCGAAGGGGTGCCCATCCCCGTCTGA
- a CDS encoding isochorismate synthase translates to MGASLAEIVRFVEDTMDRLHGQSRAAVITVPAPFAPPMAFLRLHPRNMSFFWDSPGGTSFSGAGAVRTLRVSGEGRYEQLREQVTALWNELGVYVHPESTPPPPRVFGGLSFHPGNVSAPWEQFGDGCFTLPRWCYARRSSRAFLGLAVQGDVDCAGPRKRELLNELHRNLTVLANAEEQSALLQYPAREELRAVSMQQLELSRWVEHVEKIRTAIAAGEFQKVVAARRCDVALPQSVDELEVLSRLVVQPMCTRFLFSRETLSFLGASPEVLFDKRGNVLRTEALAGTACCPAGAEPDAYAKELLESEKDRSEHAIVVDEIARTLAPFCEELRASKQPKVHRIREIMHLHTPFKGKLKREVDAVSLLEALHPTPAVGGLPTVKAADWIASHEQDARGWYTGPVGWIDAIGDARFVVAIRSGLVGEGQAYVFTGAGIVSASHAHAEYAETSLKQLPLLRALGISEQAKAEEDALDLPAPGSHRSRALMEMLGVAGNA, encoded by the coding sequence ATGGGGGCCAGCCTCGCCGAGATCGTGCGATTCGTCGAAGACACGATGGACCGTCTGCACGGGCAATCGCGCGCCGCGGTCATCACGGTGCCTGCTCCGTTTGCACCGCCCATGGCGTTCTTGCGGCTGCATCCGCGCAACATGAGTTTCTTTTGGGATTCGCCCGGCGGAACGTCGTTCTCCGGCGCAGGAGCGGTGCGCACGCTCCGCGTTTCGGGCGAAGGACGCTACGAGCAACTTCGTGAGCAAGTCACCGCGCTTTGGAACGAACTCGGGGTCTACGTGCATCCCGAATCCACGCCGCCGCCGCCCCGCGTATTCGGCGGGCTCTCGTTTCATCCGGGCAATGTCTCGGCGCCGTGGGAGCAATTCGGCGATGGCTGCTTCACGTTGCCGCGATGGTGCTATGCACGGCGCAGCTCGCGCGCCTTCCTCGGTTTGGCCGTGCAGGGTGACGTCGACTGCGCAGGCCCGCGCAAGCGAGAGTTGCTCAATGAGCTGCATAGGAACCTGACGGTGCTCGCCAATGCGGAGGAGCAATCCGCCCTTTTGCAATATCCAGCACGCGAAGAACTGCGCGCCGTCTCGATGCAGCAGCTCGAATTGAGCCGATGGGTCGAGCACGTCGAGAAGATTCGCACGGCGATTGCGGCGGGGGAATTCCAGAAAGTCGTTGCGGCCCGCCGTTGCGACGTCGCACTGCCGCAAAGCGTGGACGAGTTGGAGGTGCTTTCGCGGTTGGTCGTACAACCCATGTGCACGCGATTCTTGTTCTCGCGGGAGACGCTGAGCTTTTTGGGCGCCTCGCCCGAAGTGCTCTTCGACAAGCGCGGCAACGTGCTGCGCACGGAGGCCCTCGCCGGCACCGCGTGTTGCCCCGCAGGTGCAGAGCCCGATGCCTATGCGAAGGAATTGCTGGAGAGCGAAAAGGATCGCTCCGAGCATGCCATCGTCGTCGACGAGATCGCGCGAACACTCGCTCCGTTTTGCGAGGAGCTCCGCGCGTCGAAGCAGCCGAAAGTGCATCGCATCCGCGAGATCATGCATCTGCACACGCCCTTCAAAGGCAAGTTGAAGCGCGAGGTGGACGCGGTTTCGCTTCTCGAGGCGTTGCATCCCACGCCGGCGGTGGGCGGCTTGCCCACGGTCAAAGCCGCGGATTGGATCGCGTCGCACGAGCAGGACGCGCGCGGTTGGTACACCGGCCCGGTGGGCTGGATCGATGCCATCGGAGATGCGCGGTTCGTGGTGGCCATTCGCTCCGGCCTGGTGGGCGAGGGGCAGGCGTACGTATTCACCGGCGCGGGCATCGTGAGCGCCTCGCATGCGCACGCCGAATATGCGGAGACCAGCTTGAAGCAACTTCCGCTGCTGCGAGCCCTCGGCATTTCCGAGCAGGCCAAGGCCGAGGAAGACGCTCTCGATCTGCCGGCGCCCGGCTCCCATCGCTCGCGTGCCCTGATGGAGATGCTCGGCGTCGCTGGGAACGCGTGA
- a CDS encoding serine/threonine protein kinase, translating into MSFTPSAPERALARIGHLVQGKYRVRRLLGIGGSSAVYAAAHRNGHEVAIKFLLPHLVGEEDAYRLFRREAYVANRVGHPGTVPVLDDDLDEQGVPFLIMPLLEGETLRSRLQRVGGRMPLAEACVLMADALDVLASAHAKGIVHRDIKPENLFLTREGVVRVMDFGIARRGDTNPTFTLAGRIVGTPAFMPPEQAVGEKTGGPHSDCWAAGATLFLLLSGETVHRAPSTGSLLVAAATRHARPLASVVEDIPPAVASVVDRALAFDPANRWASAHEMREALLAALESVSGELAADIGARVHAHVVASMGSHPNEGEAEMPRQRAHEDVQSGLRAHEERILHCGDGMAFAQIEALCISVWVGGSSPGSFTLGRNLLGEILRDRKSRIGWLCVIGPDVKLEDEALRQVSAEIESYGEQILCASVVILGDGVRADMNRSTISGMAVILSRRLPAATFHSVPAALHWMTRHMTIDPPEKAARCVEDLVCRLIPSYTPNPYSKAISLPGGRTLHSVEGFATGVLGRLYLNAWERGTGDAVAHPHAGIEEAIRNEPDGIGLLCVIGPAVRLTERLTRLAVASLATHGDSLRCFAFVTQIESSTEVAERITSGASLILANKVPYSRFPSVSEAVAWMANYIPVEPIDETVRSIERFRRDIASPPNAPSE; encoded by the coding sequence GTGTCCTTCACCCCATCGGCCCCAGAGCGGGCCCTCGCGCGTATCGGACACTTGGTCCAGGGCAAGTATCGGGTTCGCCGACTGCTCGGGATAGGTGGTTCGTCCGCGGTGTATGCGGCCGCGCATCGCAATGGGCACGAGGTGGCCATCAAGTTTCTCCTGCCGCACCTCGTGGGCGAGGAGGATGCTTATCGGCTGTTTCGCCGCGAGGCGTACGTTGCCAATCGTGTTGGGCATCCGGGCACCGTTCCCGTGCTGGACGACGACTTGGACGAGCAGGGGGTTCCGTTCTTGATCATGCCCCTCCTCGAAGGGGAGACCCTGCGCAGTCGATTGCAACGGGTTGGCGGCCGCATGCCCCTGGCCGAAGCCTGCGTGCTCATGGCGGACGCGCTCGATGTGCTTGCGAGTGCCCACGCCAAAGGCATCGTGCACCGCGACATCAAACCGGAGAACCTCTTTCTCACGCGCGAAGGCGTCGTGCGCGTCATGGATTTCGGTATTGCGCGGCGCGGCGACACCAACCCGACGTTCACCTTGGCCGGGCGCATCGTCGGAACGCCCGCGTTCATGCCGCCCGAGCAAGCCGTTGGCGAGAAGACCGGCGGCCCGCACAGCGATTGCTGGGCCGCGGGGGCTACCCTCTTTCTCCTGCTCTCGGGGGAGACCGTCCATCGGGCCCCGAGCACGGGCTCGCTGTTGGTCGCCGCGGCGACGCGGCATGCACGGCCCCTTGCCTCGGTCGTCGAAGACATACCGCCCGCCGTGGCGAGCGTGGTGGATCGTGCCCTCGCGTTCGATCCTGCGAATCGGTGGGCCTCGGCCCACGAGATGCGTGAAGCCCTGCTCGCGGCCTTGGAAAGCGTCTCGGGCGAACTTGCGGCGGACATCGGGGCGCGCGTGCATGCCCATGTCGTCGCCAGCATGGGCAGCCACCCGAACGAGGGTGAAGCCGAAATGCCGCGACAGCGCGCCCACGAGGACGTTCAGTCGGGCCTGCGCGCCCATGAAGAGCGCATCCTTCACTGCGGCGACGGGATGGCGTTCGCGCAGATCGAGGCGTTGTGCATCTCCGTCTGGGTCGGCGGGTCTTCACCGGGAAGCTTCACCCTCGGGCGAAACCTCCTCGGAGAGATTCTGCGCGATCGCAAAAGTCGCATTGGATGGCTCTGCGTCATTGGGCCAGACGTCAAACTGGAGGACGAAGCCCTGCGGCAGGTGTCGGCGGAGATCGAGTCGTACGGGGAACAGATCCTCTGCGCCTCGGTCGTCATCCTCGGTGACGGCGTTCGCGCCGATATGAACCGCAGCACCATTTCTGGGATGGCCGTCATCCTCTCACGCCGCCTCCCCGCGGCGACGTTCCACTCCGTGCCCGCGGCGCTTCATTGGATGACGCGGCACATGACCATCGACCCGCCCGAGAAGGCCGCACGCTGTGTGGAAGATCTGGTCTGCCGACTGATCCCCTCGTACACGCCGAACCCCTACTCGAAGGCGATCTCGCTTCCCGGCGGGCGGACGCTCCACTCGGTCGAAGGCTTTGCCACTGGCGTGCTCGGACGCCTGTACCTCAACGCCTGGGAGCGCGGCACGGGCGACGCCGTTGCGCATCCGCATGCGGGAATCGAGGAAGCGATTCGGAACGAGCCGGATGGCATCGGGCTGCTTTGCGTCATCGGGCCCGCCGTCCGGCTCACGGAGCGCTTGACCCGCCTCGCCGTGGCATCACTGGCCACGCATGGCGACTCTCTCCGATGCTTCGCCTTCGTCACCCAGATCGAATCGAGCACCGAGGTCGCGGAGCGCATTACCTCGGGGGCATCGCTGATTCTGGCGAACAAGGTTCCATACAGTCGCTTCCCCAGTGTTTCCGAAGCGGTCGCCTGGATGGCCAACTACATCCCCGTCGAACCGATCGACGAGACCGTGCGCAGCATCGAACGGTTCCGGCGCGACATCGCGAGCCCCCCGAACGCCCCGAGCGAGTGA